One part of the Desulfovibrio aminophilus DSM 12254 genome encodes these proteins:
- a CDS encoding PSP1 domain-containing protein, translating to MSQILGVKFNDYGQVYYFTSGPFVVQAGQSVIVRTEQGMGLGTVIDVRPGEVSAEGEEQDSEIKPIYRLANEEDLRSAAENERLARDAYRFCRDCIRRLSLDMKLVDVEVHFDRGKMIFYFTAPGRIDFRELIKDLVREYRTRIELRQIGVRHETQMLGAIGNCGQLCCCRRFLRKFAPVTIKMAKEQNLFLNPTKISGICGRLLCCLSYEQQGYEEFHKQCPKIGKKYQTTLGQVKILRSNFFKKTLTLWVEGLEEKEIPLEQWQQISKKGQQQAEERQEPASRPEAAQAEGEILDEPVDALAEEGEAPRESGADGTEEPRRGKPRKRRRSRRPGRGPKPEES from the coding sequence ATGAGTCAAATACTCGGTGTAAAGTTCAACGATTACGGACAGGTGTATTATTTCACCTCGGGCCCGTTCGTGGTTCAGGCGGGCCAGTCCGTCATCGTGCGCACGGAGCAGGGCATGGGCCTCGGCACGGTCATTGATGTGCGGCCCGGCGAGGTTTCGGCCGAGGGCGAGGAGCAGGACTCCGAGATCAAGCCCATTTACAGATTGGCCAATGAGGAAGACCTGCGTTCGGCGGCGGAGAACGAGCGTCTGGCCCGTGACGCCTACCGCTTCTGCCGCGACTGCATCCGTCGGCTGAGCCTGGACATGAAGCTGGTGGACGTGGAGGTCCATTTCGATCGCGGCAAGATGATCTTCTACTTCACCGCTCCCGGCCGCATCGATTTCCGCGAACTCATCAAGGATTTGGTGCGTGAGTACCGCACCCGCATCGAGCTGCGCCAGATCGGCGTGCGCCATGAGACCCAGATGCTCGGGGCCATCGGCAACTGCGGTCAGCTTTGCTGCTGCCGCCGTTTCCTGCGCAAGTTCGCTCCGGTGACCATCAAGATGGCCAAGGAGCAGAACCTGTTCCTCAATCCCACGAAGATATCCGGCATCTGCGGCCGCCTCCTCTGTTGCCTGTCGTACGAGCAGCAGGGCTACGAGGAGTTCCACAAGCAGTGCCCGAAGATCGGCAAGAAGTACCAGACCACGCTGGGCCAGGTGAAGATCCTGCGCTCCAACTTCTTCAAGAAGACTCTGACCCTGTGGGTGGAGGGACTGGAGGAGAAGGAGATTCCCCTCGAACAGTGGCAGCAGATTTCCAAGAAGGGCCAGCAGCAGGCCGAGGAGCGCCAGGAACCGGCTTCCCGGCCGGAAGCCGCCCAGGCCGAAGGGGAGATCCTCGACGAGCCCGTCGACGCCCTGGCCGAGGAGGGGGAGGCCCCGCGTGAATCCGGAGCCGACGGGACCGAAGAGCCCCGGCGCGGCAAGCCCCGCAAGCGCCGCCGTTCACGCCGTCCCGGGCGCGGCCCCAAGCCGGAAGAATCCTGA
- a CDS encoding FeoA family protein produces MRIARVEDCACPRCRVFALGLTPGTTVEILSSSPGPCRLRVRGSDLVVGHGIAEKILAVEEAVCPA; encoded by the coding sequence GTGCGCATCGCCCGCGTGGAGGACTGCGCCTGCCCCCGCTGCCGGGTCTTCGCCCTGGGCCTGACTCCGGGCACCACGGTGGAAATACTCTCCTCCAGCCCCGGCCCCTGCCGTCTCCGCGTGCGCGGCTCCGACCTCGTGGTGGGGCACGGCATCGCCGAAAAGATCCTGGCCGTCGAGGAAGCTGTCTGTCCGGCCTGA
- a CDS encoding DNA internalization-related competence protein ComEC/Rec2 — protein sequence MSRGTPPEAVRPAPSLFAWQILFLAFCLGLFSLDHPEAALGVPLLWLAGRDLRARPLAAWLLLLAWALGLGYMVLRAPGPAPETPAWVEKRGTVPLRGVVEEVQSRPGKRLVILLRDVTCIVDGISWRPPGMVAWTWEYPSARPRPGQEVEFPARPRPVRGFGNPGTWDWEGFWERRGVGWRVYTRGDDDGVVLGREPAASVGGLRLSLRSAVEILTPPTQGGAVVLAVTTGDRFLLEPATLELMRDAGLSHSLALSGLHLGFVSALGLGLAHILGLLRPGLLLRLPRPKLAVLLAAPLVLGYAWLGQPAPSLIRAACMFASWAVLLLLDRERVLLDGLFLALAVILLVDPLEIQELSLQLSAAAVAGIAVFLPPLWRLLPGRNRRLWLPLRWALGLLLVSFCANLAILPLQAWHFGAVNPNFLANLVWLPVLGFGVMPLGLAGLLLAPVLPDLAAPCLSTAAALADSVMELLSWADGRGWLPLVLTLRPRWSELLGAALLLGCLPVLLRARRVPVRLLGVGLGLLLGPHLWITVSDAVGGARLDLLDVGQGQSALIGLPGGRRVLVDGGGFNSPTFDVGAAVVAPALTWGRPPRLEAVLMSHPDTDHARGLGAILRGFDVGLFASAAEPPEALREAIAAHDVPQRTVQAGDALDLGRGLRLEVLHPELDDPNRSNRDSLILRLTWDGRGLLVLPGDVDRVGLRQALGSGRDFRAEVLVLPHHGSKGSFLPRFIDAVSPSTALVSCGFLNGYGFPNETVVDDFRRRGVALWSTAASGRLEVRWSSPSSPGVLEPFLPSSPETTSLGLLP from the coding sequence ATGAGCCGGGGGACGCCGCCGGAGGCCGTTCGCCCCGCCCCAAGTCTCTTCGCCTGGCAGATCCTGTTCCTGGCTTTTTGTCTCGGTCTGTTCTCCCTGGACCATCCAGAAGCCGCCCTGGGCGTGCCCCTGCTTTGGCTTGCCGGGCGCGATCTGCGGGCACGGCCCCTGGCTGCTTGGCTTCTGCTTCTGGCCTGGGCCCTGGGGCTGGGCTACATGGTTTTGCGCGCGCCCGGCCCCGCCCCCGAAACTCCCGCATGGGTGGAGAAACGCGGGACCGTTCCCCTGCGCGGGGTGGTGGAGGAGGTCCAGTCGCGCCCCGGCAAGCGGCTCGTGATCCTGCTGCGCGACGTGACCTGTATCGTGGACGGAATATCCTGGAGGCCGCCCGGCATGGTGGCTTGGACCTGGGAATACCCTTCGGCCCGTCCACGGCCAGGCCAGGAGGTCGAGTTTCCCGCGCGTCCGCGTCCGGTTCGAGGCTTCGGCAATCCCGGAACCTGGGACTGGGAAGGATTCTGGGAGCGCCGGGGAGTTGGTTGGCGCGTCTACACCCGGGGAGACGACGACGGCGTGGTTCTCGGGCGGGAGCCCGCGGCCAGCGTCGGTGGTCTGCGGCTCTCCCTGCGGAGTGCAGTGGAAATTCTGACGCCGCCGACCCAGGGCGGCGCCGTGGTCCTGGCCGTGACCACGGGCGATCGTTTTCTGCTGGAGCCGGCCACGCTGGAACTCATGCGCGACGCCGGGCTGTCCCACAGTCTGGCGCTGTCCGGCCTGCACCTCGGCTTCGTCTCGGCCCTGGGATTGGGGCTGGCTCACATCCTCGGGTTGCTGCGGCCGGGCTTGCTGCTGCGCCTGCCCCGACCCAAGCTGGCCGTGCTCCTGGCCGCACCCCTGGTGCTCGGCTATGCTTGGCTGGGCCAACCCGCGCCCTCGCTCATCCGGGCCGCCTGCATGTTCGCCTCCTGGGCCGTTCTGCTTCTCCTGGACCGGGAGCGTGTGCTTCTGGACGGCCTTTTCCTGGCCTTGGCCGTGATTCTTCTGGTCGATCCTCTGGAAATTCAGGAATTGAGCCTCCAGCTTTCTGCGGCGGCCGTGGCCGGAATCGCGGTGTTCCTGCCGCCGCTGTGGCGGCTTCTGCCCGGTCGAAATCGGAGACTTTGGCTGCCGCTGCGCTGGGCCCTGGGCCTGCTTCTGGTGAGTTTCTGCGCCAACCTGGCCATCCTGCCGTTGCAAGCTTGGCATTTCGGCGCCGTGAATCCCAACTTCCTGGCCAATCTCGTCTGGCTGCCCGTGCTGGGATTCGGGGTCATGCCCTTGGGATTGGCGGGTCTGCTCCTGGCGCCGGTTTTGCCGGATCTCGCCGCGCCTTGCCTGTCGACGGCGGCCGCCCTGGCCGACTCCGTGATGGAACTGTTGTCCTGGGCCGATGGCCGGGGCTGGCTGCCGCTGGTTTTGACCCTGCGCCCGCGTTGGTCGGAACTGCTTGGGGCCGCGCTGCTCCTGGGCTGTCTGCCGGTGTTGCTCCGGGCGCGGCGGGTTCCCGTCCGTCTCCTGGGGGTCGGTCTGGGGCTTCTCCTCGGCCCGCATCTTTGGATCACGGTTTCCGACGCCGTGGGCGGGGCGCGCCTGGACCTTCTGGACGTGGGGCAGGGCCAGTCGGCGCTCATCGGTCTGCCGGGCGGGCGGCGCGTGCTGGTGGACGGAGGGGGATTCAACAGCCCGACCTTCGACGTCGGCGCGGCGGTGGTGGCCCCGGCCCTGACCTGGGGACGGCCGCCCCGGCTGGAGGCGGTGCTCATGAGCCACCCGGATACGGACCATGCGCGGGGGTTGGGCGCGATTTTGCGGGGATTCGACGTGGGCCTCTTCGCCTCGGCCGCCGAACCGCCCGAAGCCTTGCGCGAGGCAATCGCGGCGCACGACGTGCCCCAACGAACTGTCCAGGCCGGGGATGCCCTCGACCTGGGGCGCGGCTTGCGCCTGGAGGTGCTGCACCCGGAACTGGACGATCCAAATCGTTCCAACCGCGATTCGTTGATTCTGCGGTTGACCTGGGATGGCCGGGGACTCCTCGTTCTGCCCGGGGACGTGGACCGTGTGGGGCTGCGGCAGGCGCTCGGCTCCGGCCGTGATTTCCGGGCCGAGGTGCTCGTATTGCCGCACCACGGCAGCAAAGGGTCGTTCCTGCCGCGTTTCATTGACGCCGTCAGTCCGTCCACGGCCTTGGTTTCCTGCGGTTTTCTCAATGGTTACGGATTTCCCAATGAGACCGTGGTGGACGATTTCAGACGACGCGGGGTGGCTCTCTGGAGCACCGCCGCGAGCGGCCGACTGGAAGTCCGCTGGTCCAGCCCAAGCTCTCCGGGTGTCCTGGAGCCGTTCCTGCCGTCGTCTCCCGAGACCACATCGCTTGGTCTATTGCCATGA
- a CDS encoding response regulator: MRVLIVEDDFYCRTMLHDILRPFGQCDIAVNGEEAVFAFKRALEETRPYDLICLDLVLPEMDGHQALREIRALESDRGGNSGQEVKVIVTTMLDDKKETHDAFFLGGAASYLVKPISEEALLEELRNLGFLSVE; encoded by the coding sequence ATGCGGGTCTTGATCGTTGAAGACGATTTCTATTGCCGCACCATGCTGCACGATATCCTGCGGCCCTTCGGACAATGCGACATCGCCGTGAACGGCGAGGAAGCCGTCTTCGCCTTCAAGCGCGCGCTGGAGGAGACGCGGCCCTACGACCTCATCTGCCTGGATCTTGTCCTGCCGGAGATGGACGGACATCAGGCCCTGCGGGAGATCCGCGCCCTGGAGAGCGATCGGGGAGGGAATTCCGGCCAGGAGGTCAAGGTCATCGTCACCACCATGCTCGACGACAAGAAGGAGACGCATGACGCCTTCTTCCTGGGCGGAGCCGCTTCCTATTTGGTCAAGCCCATCTCCGAGGAGGCCCTGCTGGAAGAATTGCGCAACCTGGGTTTCCTCTCCGTCGAATAG
- a CDS encoding MBL fold metallo-hydrolase: protein MIVRCWGARGSIAVSGKECVKYGGDTACIEVRARDGRVVIVDAGSGIRRLGNRLLAEGILDYDLLFTHTHWDHILGFPFFKPIYMERAALTIHSCRSLQGDMGKLLARIMAPPHFPVPFGEIRAKLDFVSTCGDVLRLGGLTVRAIPLSHPNMGVGYRFEEDGAAFVFLTDNELSHRHRGGRSVEEYVEFCRGADLLFHDAEYTEEEYLQKRTWGHSHSRAALDLAVAAGVRRFGLYHHNQDRDDAGVDRMVRACRETVSVLGSGPECFGVRQDAEFEVRPLPS, encoded by the coding sequence GTGATCGTCCGTTGCTGGGGCGCGCGCGGCTCCATCGCCGTTTCAGGGAAGGAGTGCGTCAAATACGGCGGCGATACCGCCTGCATCGAGGTGCGCGCCCGCGACGGCCGAGTCGTCATCGTGGACGCCGGCTCGGGAATCCGCCGTCTGGGCAATCGCCTCCTGGCCGAGGGCATCCTCGACTACGATCTGCTCTTCACCCACACCCACTGGGATCACATTCTGGGGTTTCCCTTCTTCAAGCCCATCTATATGGAGCGGGCCGCGTTGACCATTCACAGCTGCCGAAGCCTCCAGGGCGATATGGGCAAGCTGCTGGCGCGGATCATGGCTCCGCCGCATTTTCCCGTGCCGTTCGGCGAGATTCGGGCCAAGCTGGACTTCGTTTCCACCTGCGGCGATGTCCTGCGCCTGGGCGGGCTGACCGTGCGGGCCATCCCGCTCTCGCACCCGAACATGGGCGTGGGCTATCGTTTCGAGGAGGACGGGGCGGCTTTCGTCTTTCTTACCGACAACGAATTGTCGCACCGCCATCGCGGCGGCCGGAGCGTGGAGGAATATGTGGAGTTCTGCCGGGGGGCGGATCTGCTCTTCCACGACGCCGAATACACCGAGGAAGAATACCTCCAGAAACGGACCTGGGGCCATTCCCACTCCCGCGCCGCCCTGGATCTTGCCGTGGCCGCGGGCGTCCGCCGCTTCGGCCTCTACCACCACAACCAGGATCGCGACGACGCCGGAGTGGACCGCATGGTCCGCGCCTGCCGCGAAACCGTGAGCGTCCTGGGGAGCGGTCCGGAATGCTTCGGCGTGCGCCAGGACGCCGAGTTCGAGGTCAGGCCGCTCCCGTCTTGA
- a CDS encoding YbgA family protein, translating to MNAPAAPILKLGVSRCLLGENVRFDGGHKLDHFLRDTLGPFVQFVPVCPEVECGLPVPREAMRLVGDPERPRLLTRKTGIDHTERMTAWAATALDRLESEDLCGFIFKYGSPSSGMSQVKVYPPDGGVPSKRGVGLFARLFMERFPLLPVEDEGRLHDPALRENFLTRIFVMRRWRDFLENDPTPGKLVDFHTRHKLLIMAHAIPAYRELGRMVAAARGEELGALAGDYATLLFPTLSLLSTVKKNVNVLQHIMGYFKKVLEPDEKRELLEVIGAYGRELTPLIVPVTLLNHYVRKYGQEYLAGQVYLNPHPLELKLRNHA from the coding sequence ATGAACGCCCCAGCCGCCCCCATTCTGAAACTCGGCGTGAGCCGCTGCCTGCTCGGCGAGAACGTGCGCTTCGACGGCGGCCACAAACTGGACCATTTCCTGCGTGACACCCTGGGGCCCTTCGTCCAGTTCGTTCCGGTCTGCCCGGAGGTGGAGTGCGGCCTGCCCGTGCCGCGCGAAGCCATGCGTCTGGTGGGCGATCCCGAACGCCCGCGCCTGCTGACCCGGAAAACCGGCATCGATCACACGGAGCGCATGACGGCCTGGGCCGCGACCGCCCTGGACCGCCTGGAGTCCGAAGACTTGTGCGGCTTCATCTTCAAGTACGGCTCCCCCTCCAGCGGCATGTCCCAGGTCAAGGTCTACCCTCCCGATGGCGGAGTGCCGTCCAAGCGCGGAGTGGGCCTCTTCGCCCGGCTCTTCATGGAACGCTTTCCGCTGCTGCCCGTGGAGGATGAGGGACGACTGCACGACCCGGCGTTGCGGGAAAACTTCCTGACCCGAATCTTCGTCATGCGCCGTTGGCGGGACTTCCTGGAAAACGATCCCACCCCCGGAAAGCTGGTGGACTTCCACACCCGGCACAAGCTCCTGATCATGGCCCACGCCATCCCGGCCTACCGCGAACTGGGCCGCATGGTGGCCGCCGCCCGGGGCGAGGAATTGGGCGCCCTGGCGGGGGATTACGCCACGCTGCTCTTCCCCACGCTCAGCCTGCTCTCGACGGTAAAGAAGAACGTCAACGTGCTCCAGCATATCATGGGCTATTTCAAGAAAGTGCTCGAGCCCGACGAGAAGCGGGAGTTGCTGGAGGTCATCGGGGCCTACGGCCGGGAGCTGACGCCGCTCATCGTGCCCGTGACCCTGCTCAACCACTACGTGCGCAAATACGGCCAGGAGTATCTGGCGGGGCAGGTCTACCTCAATCCCCACCCCCTGGAACTGAAGCTGCGCAATCATGCTTGA
- the metG gene encoding methionine--tRNA ligase has product MERFFVSTPIYYVNAKPHLGHAYTTVVADTLTRFNLLMGAQTYFLTGTDEHGDKIVKAAAASGQSPKEYADHISSLFRDLWPKLGIANDQFIRTTDPKHVKVVQEVLQKVYDAGDIYFGEYGGHYCFGCERFYTEKELVDGLCPDHQTKPEYIAEKNYFFRMSKYQGWLIDHIKANPDFIRPRQYRNEVLSLLESGALEDLCISRPKSRLTWGIDLPFDSNYVCYVWFDALINYLSALGWPRGEKFKKFWPFANHIVAKDILKPHAIFWPTMLKAAGLTPYLSLNVHGYWLVREAKMSKSLGNVIEPLKMVDAYGVDAFRYFLLREMVFGSDAAFSEEALVGRLNADLANDLGNLFNRSLAMCHKYFGGKIPIPQEEGPEDAEIKRLGREAMEKFQRHFEEFQCSRGLEGLWEMVRGLNKYIDSTAPWTLFKNKNTARLSTVMYVLLENMRKIAVHLWPVMPASAERMLAQLGMTFDKEKVYLPKELDAWGILDSGSQVAESSNLFPRVELPEPAPTPKPEGAPKPAPKAEPLAEAEFEDFQKLDIRVGTVLEALRHPDADKLLVVRVDLGEAEPRQIVSGIAEFFKPEELPGRQVVVVANLKPRKIRKQLSQGMILTVKTEAGMELLATPGQVPGGSRVS; this is encoded by the coding sequence TTGGAACGCTTTTTCGTCTCCACGCCCATCTATTACGTCAACGCCAAACCCCACCTGGGACACGCCTACACCACGGTGGTGGCCGACACCCTGACCCGCTTCAATCTGCTCATGGGAGCCCAGACCTATTTTCTCACCGGCACTGATGAGCACGGGGACAAGATCGTCAAGGCCGCGGCGGCCTCGGGCCAGTCGCCAAAGGAATACGCGGACCACATCAGCTCCCTGTTCCGCGACCTTTGGCCCAAGCTGGGCATCGCCAACGACCAGTTCATCCGCACCACGGATCCCAAGCACGTCAAGGTGGTTCAGGAGGTGCTTCAGAAGGTCTACGACGCCGGGGACATCTACTTCGGCGAGTACGGCGGGCATTACTGCTTCGGCTGTGAGCGCTTCTACACCGAGAAGGAGCTGGTGGACGGCCTTTGTCCGGACCACCAGACCAAGCCGGAGTACATCGCGGAGAAGAACTACTTCTTCCGCATGTCCAAGTACCAGGGCTGGCTCATCGACCACATCAAGGCCAACCCGGACTTCATCCGCCCCCGCCAGTACCGCAACGAGGTCCTGAGCCTCCTGGAGTCCGGCGCGCTGGAGGATCTTTGCATCTCGCGGCCCAAGTCCAGGCTGACCTGGGGCATCGATCTGCCGTTCGACTCGAACTACGTTTGCTACGTCTGGTTCGACGCGCTCATCAACTACCTTTCGGCCCTGGGCTGGCCGCGAGGGGAAAAGTTCAAGAAATTCTGGCCCTTCGCCAACCATATCGTCGCCAAGGACATCCTCAAGCCGCACGCCATCTTTTGGCCGACCATGCTCAAGGCCGCCGGACTGACGCCGTACCTGAGCCTGAACGTCCACGGCTACTGGCTCGTGCGCGAAGCCAAGATGTCCAAGTCCCTGGGCAATGTCATCGAGCCGTTGAAGATGGTCGACGCCTACGGAGTGGACGCCTTCCGCTATTTCCTGCTGCGCGAGATGGTCTTCGGCTCGGACGCCGCGTTTTCCGAGGAAGCCCTCGTGGGGCGGCTCAACGCCGACCTGGCCAACGACCTCGGCAACCTCTTCAACCGCTCCCTGGCCATGTGTCACAAGTACTTCGGCGGCAAGATCCCCATACCGCAGGAGGAGGGGCCGGAGGACGCGGAGATCAAGCGTCTGGGCCGCGAGGCCATGGAGAAGTTCCAGCGGCACTTCGAGGAATTTCAGTGTTCACGCGGCCTGGAAGGCCTCTGGGAGATGGTGCGCGGCCTGAACAAGTACATCGATTCCACCGCACCTTGGACGCTTTTCAAGAACAAGAACACGGCCCGACTGTCCACGGTCATGTATGTGCTGCTGGAGAACATGCGCAAGATCGCCGTGCATCTCTGGCCGGTCATGCCCGCGTCCGCCGAGCGCATGCTGGCTCAGCTGGGCATGACCTTCGATAAGGAGAAGGTCTATCTGCCCAAGGAGTTGGACGCCTGGGGCATCCTGGACAGCGGTTCGCAGGTGGCCGAGTCCTCCAATCTCTTCCCGCGCGTGGAGCTGCCCGAGCCCGCGCCCACGCCCAAGCCCGAAGGCGCGCCCAAGCCCGCGCCCAAGGCCGAGCCCCTGGCCGAGGCCGAGTTCGAGGATTTCCAGAAACTGGACATCCGCGTGGGCACCGTGCTGGAAGCCCTGCGTCATCCGGACGCGGACAAGCTCCTGGTGGTGCGCGTGGACCTGGGCGAGGCCGAACCCCGACAGATCGTCTCGGGCATCGCCGAATTCTTCAAGCCCGAGGAACTGCCCGGCCGCCAGGTCGTGGTCGTGGCCAACCTCAAGCCGCGCAAAATCCGCAAACAGCTCTCCCAGGGCATGATCCTGACGGTGAAGACCGAAGCGGGCATGGAACTGCTCGCCACTCCGGGCCAGGTTCCCGGAGGGAGCCGCGTATCCTAA